The following are encoded together in the Streptomyces sp. NBC_00341 genome:
- the rpmB gene encoding 50S ribosomal protein L28, translating into MAANCDVCGKGPSFGNSISHSHRRTSRRWNPNIQRVRAVVGRTPKRLNVCTSCIKAGKVAR; encoded by the coding sequence GTGGCTGCCAACTGCGACGTTTGCGGCAAGGGGCCGAGCTTCGGCAACAGCATTTCGCACTCGCACCGCCGTACGTCCCGTCGCTGGAATCCCAACATCCAGCGCGTGCGTGCCGTGGTCGGGCGGACGCCGAAGCGGCTCAACGTCTGCACCTCGTGCATCAAGGCCGGCAAGGTCGCGCGCTGA
- the rsmD gene encoding 16S rRNA (guanine(966)-N(2))-methyltransferase RsmD, with product MTRVIAGSAGGRRLAVPPGTGTRPTSERAREGLFSTWQALLGTLDGIRIADLYAGSGAVGLEALSRGAVHALLVEADAKAVRTVRDNVRTLGLPGAEVRTGKAEQIVTGPAPAEPYDVVFLDPPYAVTDDDLGEILLTLRAQGWLSGDALVTVERSTRGGEFSWPKGFEPLRARRYGEGTFWYGRAAATCEDAR from the coding sequence ATGACCCGCGTGATCGCCGGCTCGGCCGGCGGACGCCGCCTGGCCGTCCCGCCCGGTACCGGCACCCGCCCCACCTCCGAGCGCGCGCGCGAGGGCCTGTTCTCCACCTGGCAGGCGCTCCTCGGCACCCTCGACGGCATCCGGATCGCCGATCTGTACGCGGGCTCCGGCGCCGTCGGCCTCGAAGCGCTCTCCCGGGGCGCGGTTCATGCCCTGCTCGTCGAGGCCGACGCCAAGGCCGTCCGCACCGTCCGGGACAACGTCCGCACCCTGGGCCTGCCCGGCGCGGAGGTCCGCACCGGCAAAGCCGAGCAGATCGTGACAGGACCGGCGCCCGCGGAGCCGTACGACGTGGTGTTCCTCGACCCGCCGTACGCCGTCACCGACGACGATCTTGGCGAGATACTGCTCACACTCCGTGCCCAGGGGTGGCTCTCGGGCGATGCGCTCGTCACCGTGGAGCGCAGCACCAGAGGCGGAGAATTCAGCTGGCCCAAGGGATTCGAGCCATTGCGGGCCCGTCGCTACGGCGAGGGAACGTTTTGGTACGGTCGCGCCGCCGCTACGTGCGAAGACGCACGATGA
- the coaD gene encoding pantetheine-phosphate adenylyltransferase: MRRAVCPGSFDPITNGHLDIIGRASKLYDVVHVAVMINQSKKGLFTVDERIDMIRRVTEDFGNVQVESFHGLLVDFCKQRDIPAIVKGLRAVSDFDYELQMAQMNNGLSGVETLFVPTNPTYSFLSSSLVKEVATWGGDVSHLLPPLVREALTERLAEQ; this comes from the coding sequence TTGCGCCGCGCCGTCTGCCCGGGGTCGTTCGACCCCATCACCAACGGACATCTCGACATCATCGGCCGCGCCTCGAAGCTGTACGACGTCGTACATGTCGCGGTGATGATCAACCAGTCCAAGAAGGGTCTGTTCACGGTCGACGAGCGGATCGACATGATCCGCCGGGTCACCGAGGACTTCGGCAACGTGCAGGTCGAGTCCTTCCACGGACTGCTGGTCGACTTCTGCAAGCAGCGCGACATCCCGGCGATCGTGAAGGGCCTGCGGGCCGTCAGCGACTTCGACTACGAACTCCAGATGGCCCAGATGAACAACGGGCTCTCGGGTGTGGAGACGCTCTTCGTGCCGACCAACCCGACCTACAGTTTCCTGTCGTCCTCGCTGGTCAAGGAGGTGGCGACCTGGGGCGGCGACGTCTCGCACCTGCTGCCCCCACTGGTCCGCGAGGCCCTGACCGAGCGCCTCGCCGAGCAGTGA
- the thiD gene encoding bifunctional hydroxymethylpyrimidine kinase/phosphomethylpyrimidine kinase, whose amino-acid sequence MPISPAVPPRVLTVAGSDSGGGAGIQADLKTMLALGTHGMSVLTAVTAQNSLGVQGAWELPAEAVRAQYRSVVDDIGVSAVKTGMLSSAVLVETVAALIAGTDAPAVVDPVGVSKHGDPLLAAEALDSVRTKLLPVATVATPNLDEVAQITGMRVTDEAGMRRAAAELLGFGPRWVVIKGGHLPGDPVDLLTDGSEEHWLRAPRHDNRHTHGTGCTLASAIACGLARGQDVPTAVRAAKSYVTGAIAAGFALGAGIGPVDHGWQLRNAG is encoded by the coding sequence ATGCCCATATCTCCCGCCGTACCTCCCCGTGTGCTCACCGTCGCCGGATCCGACTCCGGCGGCGGTGCCGGCATCCAGGCAGACCTGAAGACGATGCTGGCGCTCGGCACGCACGGCATGAGCGTGCTGACCGCCGTCACCGCCCAGAACTCGCTGGGCGTGCAGGGCGCCTGGGAACTGCCCGCGGAAGCCGTCCGCGCCCAGTACCGCAGCGTGGTGGACGACATCGGGGTCAGCGCCGTCAAGACCGGCATGCTGTCCTCCGCCGTCCTCGTCGAGACCGTCGCCGCGCTGATCGCCGGGACGGACGCCCCGGCCGTCGTGGACCCGGTGGGCGTCTCCAAGCACGGCGACCCGCTGCTCGCCGCAGAGGCGCTGGACTCGGTGCGCACGAAGCTGCTGCCCGTCGCGACCGTGGCGACCCCGAATCTCGACGAGGTGGCACAGATCACGGGGATGAGGGTCACCGACGAGGCCGGGATGCGACGGGCCGCCGCCGAACTGCTCGGCTTCGGACCCCGCTGGGTGGTGATCAAGGGCGGGCATCTGCCGGGCGACCCGGTGGACCTGCTGACGGACGGCTCCGAGGAGCACTGGCTGCGCGCCCCCCGCCACGACAACCGCCACACCCACGGCACGGGCTGCACCCTCGCCTCCGCGATCGCCTGCGGACTGGCCAGGGGCCAGGACGTGCCCACGGCGGTCCGGGCCGCCAAGTCCTACGTGACCGGGGCGATCGCGGCGGGCTTCGCACTGGGCGCGGGGATCGGCCCGGTCGACCACGGCTGGCAGCTGCGGAACGCTGGCTGA
- a CDS encoding DAK2 domain-containing protein — protein sequence MPQTADDLDAVAVRTWCSLALDALGREREAIDAINVYPVADGDTGTNLYLTAESAAAAVEAVFAAHETGTSAPSTADAVRAMAHGALIGARGNSGTILAQLLRGMAGVLAEEPADRAGPERLRLALTRAAASAREAVAHPVEGTVLTVATAAAEAAGRTGAGAGAGAVARAAYEGARIALEATPGQLAVLGRAGVVDAGGRGLVAVLGALVEAVSGRAPERPATGPTAPPAPAPFAAAGGDCPAADDPEGGPAFEVIYLLEAGDEAVERLRARLDVLGDSLVVVGGDGLWNVHVHVDDAGAAVEAGVEAGRPYRIRITHFAADRLHARPEPAQRAVVVVVPGDGLGGLCAEAGATTVLARPGEPPASGELVDAIRRAHAREVVLLPNDADLRHTAAAAAEQARAEGIRVALIPTRAAVQGIAALAVHEADRSFDEDVVAMTAAAGATRYAELAVAERQSWTMAGICQAGDILGLIDGDVAVIGQDVPETARSVLDRMLAAGGELVTLVLGEDIPDALAATLEEHVREGYLAVDTVVYRGGHQCAPLLIGVE from the coding sequence GTGCCGCAGACCGCCGACGACCTGGACGCCGTCGCGGTGCGTACCTGGTGCTCACTGGCGCTGGACGCACTCGGCCGGGAGCGCGAGGCGATCGACGCGATCAACGTGTATCCCGTCGCCGACGGGGACACCGGCACCAACCTCTACCTGACCGCGGAATCCGCGGCGGCGGCCGTCGAGGCGGTGTTCGCCGCCCATGAGACCGGCACCTCCGCACCCTCCACCGCGGACGCGGTACGCGCCATGGCGCACGGGGCGCTGATCGGCGCACGGGGCAACTCCGGCACGATCCTGGCCCAGTTGCTGCGCGGCATGGCCGGGGTGCTGGCCGAGGAACCCGCTGACCGGGCCGGGCCGGAGCGGCTGCGCCTCGCGCTGACCCGGGCCGCGGCCTCGGCGCGCGAGGCCGTCGCCCACCCCGTCGAGGGCACGGTCCTGACGGTGGCCACCGCGGCCGCGGAGGCCGCGGGGCGCACCGGGGCCGGCGCCGGAGCGGGTGCGGTGGCACGGGCGGCGTACGAGGGGGCGCGCATCGCTCTGGAGGCGACCCCCGGACAGCTGGCCGTGCTCGGCCGGGCCGGGGTCGTGGACGCCGGCGGGCGGGGACTGGTGGCGGTCCTCGGAGCGCTGGTCGAGGCGGTCTCGGGCCGGGCGCCGGAGCGGCCGGCCACCGGGCCCACCGCGCCGCCCGCTCCCGCCCCGTTCGCCGCCGCCGGAGGGGACTGCCCCGCGGCGGACGATCCCGAGGGCGGCCCCGCCTTCGAGGTCATCTACCTGCTGGAGGCCGGGGACGAGGCCGTGGAGCGGCTGCGGGCCAGGCTCGACGTGCTCGGCGACTCGCTCGTCGTGGTGGGCGGCGACGGGCTCTGGAACGTCCACGTGCATGTCGACGACGCCGGAGCGGCGGTGGAGGCCGGGGTCGAGGCCGGACGCCCGTACCGCATCCGGATCACCCACTTCGCCGCGGACCGGCTGCACGCCCGCCCCGAACCCGCCCAGCGCGCCGTCGTCGTGGTCGTCCCGGGCGACGGCCTCGGCGGCCTGTGCGCGGAGGCCGGGGCGACGACGGTGCTGGCCCGCCCCGGGGAGCCGCCGGCCAGCGGCGAACTGGTCGACGCGATCCGCCGCGCCCACGCCCGCGAGGTGGTGCTCCTGCCGAACGACGCGGACCTGCGCCACACCGCCGCGGCCGCCGCGGAGCAGGCCCGCGCCGAGGGCATCCGGGTCGCCCTGATCCCCACCAGGGCCGCGGTCCAGGGCATCGCGGCGCTGGCCGTCCACGAGGCCGACCGCAGCTTCGACGAGGACGTGGTCGCGATGACCGCGGCGGCCGGCGCCACCCGGTACGCCGAACTGGCCGTCGCGGAGCGGCAGTCCTGGACCATGGCGGGGATCTGCCAGGCCGGCGACATCCTGGGCCTCATCGACGGCGACGTCGCCGTCATCGGCCAGGACGTCCCGGAGACGGCCCGCAGCGTGCTGGACCGGATGCTGGCGGCCGGCGGCGAACTGGTCACCCTGGTCCTGGGCGAGGACATCCCCGACGCGCTGGCCGCGACGCTGGAGGAACACGTCCGCGAGGGCTACCTCGCGGTGGACACGGTGGTCTACCGGGGCGGCCATCAGTGCGCCCCTCTCCTGATCGGGGTGGAGTAG
- the recG gene encoding ATP-dependent DNA helicase RecG: MDPVSAFDEPLKKLLGGATAKVMADHLDLHTVGDLLHHYPRRYEERGRLTALTDLPLDEHVTVVAQVADARVMTFNGGRGKRLEVTLTDGHGRLQLVFFGHGVHKPHKELLPGRRAMFAGKASVFNRKMQLAHPTYQLLDAELTDEAGATEAVDAFAGKLLPIYPACKQLDSWRIAKAVDAVLPSAQEAVDPLPPALREGRGFTALPEALLKIHRPHTKADVAAARDRLKWDEAFVLQVALARRRYADTQLPAVARRPVPGGLLDAFDATLPFTLTDGQLKVSKEIFDDLATEHPMHRLLQGEVGSGKTMVALRAMLATVDAGGQAAMLAPTEVLAQQHHRSITEMMGELAEGGMLGGADQGTKVVLLTGSMGVPARRQALLDLVTGEAGIVIGTHALIEDKVKFHELGLVVVDEQHRFGVEQRDALRSKGKQPPHLLVMTATPIPRTVAMTVFGDLETSVLDQLPAGRSPIASHVVPAKDKPHFLSRAWERVREEVDNGHQAYVVCPRIGDDEDEAAGKKGKKTAQEKTGPEEAEKRPPLAVLEIAEQLAKGPLTGLRIEVLHGRMHPDEKDDVMRRFAAGQVDVLVATTVIEVGVNVPNATAMVIMDADRFGVSQLHQLRGRVGRGSAPGLCLLVSEAHEASPARARLSAVAATLDGFELSRIDLEERREGDVLGRAQSGVRSSLRVLSVIDDEEVIAAARAEAVEVVAADPELEHLPELRLVLDALLDKDREEYLDKG, translated from the coding sequence ATGGACCCCGTGTCTGCGTTCGACGAACCCCTCAAGAAGCTGCTCGGTGGCGCCACCGCGAAGGTGATGGCCGACCACCTCGACCTGCACACGGTCGGTGATCTGCTGCACCACTACCCGCGGCGGTACGAGGAGCGCGGCCGGCTCACGGCGCTGACCGACCTCCCGCTGGACGAGCACGTCACGGTCGTCGCCCAGGTCGCGGACGCCCGCGTGATGACGTTCAACGGGGGCCGGGGCAAGCGCCTCGAAGTGACCCTCACCGACGGCCACGGACGGCTCCAGCTGGTCTTCTTCGGCCACGGCGTCCACAAGCCGCACAAGGAGCTGCTGCCGGGCCGGCGCGCCATGTTCGCCGGCAAGGCCTCCGTCTTCAACCGCAAGATGCAGCTGGCCCACCCCACCTACCAGCTCCTCGACGCCGAACTCACCGACGAGGCCGGGGCGACCGAGGCCGTGGACGCCTTCGCCGGCAAGCTGCTCCCGATCTACCCGGCCTGCAAGCAGCTCGACTCCTGGCGGATCGCCAAGGCGGTCGACGCCGTGCTGCCCAGCGCCCAGGAGGCCGTCGACCCGCTGCCGCCCGCACTGCGCGAGGGCCGCGGCTTCACCGCGCTGCCCGAGGCGCTGCTGAAGATCCACCGCCCGCACACCAAGGCCGACGTCGCGGCGGCCAGGGACCGGCTCAAGTGGGACGAGGCCTTCGTCCTCCAGGTCGCGCTGGCCCGCCGCCGGTACGCGGACACCCAGCTGCCGGCCGTCGCCCGCAGACCCGTCCCCGGCGGGCTGCTCGACGCCTTCGACGCCACGCTCCCCTTCACCCTCACCGACGGCCAGCTCAAGGTCTCCAAGGAGATCTTCGACGATCTGGCGACCGAGCACCCGATGCACCGGCTGCTCCAGGGCGAGGTGGGTTCCGGAAAGACCATGGTCGCGCTGCGCGCCATGCTCGCGACGGTCGACGCGGGCGGTCAGGCCGCCATGCTCGCGCCCACCGAGGTCCTCGCCCAGCAGCACCACCGCTCCATCACCGAGATGATGGGCGAGCTGGCCGAGGGCGGCATGCTGGGAGGGGCGGACCAAGGCACCAAAGTCGTCCTGCTCACCGGTTCCATGGGGGTGCCCGCCCGCCGCCAGGCGCTCCTGGACCTGGTCACCGGCGAGGCCGGCATCGTCATCGGTACCCACGCGCTGATCGAGGACAAGGTGAAGTTCCACGAGCTGGGGCTGGTCGTCGTCGACGAGCAGCACCGCTTCGGGGTCGAGCAGCGCGACGCCCTGCGTTCCAAGGGCAAGCAACCGCCGCATCTGCTCGTCATGACCGCCACCCCCATTCCCCGTACCGTCGCCATGACCGTCTTCGGCGACCTGGAGACCTCCGTCCTGGACCAGCTGCCGGCCGGCCGCTCCCCGATCGCCAGCCATGTCGTCCCCGCCAAGGACAAACCGCACTTCCTCAGCCGCGCCTGGGAACGGGTCCGCGAAGAAGTGGACAACGGGCACCAGGCCTACGTGGTCTGCCCCCGGATCGGTGACGACGAGGACGAGGCGGCCGGCAAGAAGGGGAAGAAGACGGCCCAGGAGAAGACGGGACCGGAGGAGGCGGAGAAGCGCCCGCCGCTCGCCGTCCTGGAGATCGCGGAGCAGCTCGCCAAGGGGCCGCTGACGGGCCTGCGCATCGAGGTGCTGCACGGCAGGATGCACCCCGACGAGAAGGACGACGTGATGCGGCGCTTCGCCGCGGGCCAGGTGGACGTCCTGGTGGCGACCACGGTCATCGAGGTCGGGGTCAACGTCCCCAACGCCACCGCGATGGTGATCATGGACGCCGACCGGTTCGGCGTCTCCCAGCTCCACCAGCTGCGCGGCCGGGTCGGCCGGGGCTCCGCCCCCGGGCTCTGCCTGCTGGTCAGCGAGGCCCACGAGGCGAGCCCCGCCCGCGCCCGGCTCTCCGCCGTCGCCGCCACCCTCGACGGCTTCGAGCTGTCCCGGATCGACCTGGAGGAGCGCCGCGAGGGCGATGTCCTCGGCCGGGCCCAGTCCGGGGTCCGCTCCTCGCTGCGGGTCCTCAGCGTCATCGACGACGAGGAGGTCATCGCCGCAGCCCGCGCGGAGGCCGTCGAGGTCGTCGCGGCCGACCCGGAGCTGGAGCACCTGCCAGAGCTGCGCCTCGTCCTGGACGCGCTGCTGGACAAGGACCGCGAGGAGTACCTCGACAAGGGGTGA
- a CDS encoding thiamine-phosphate kinase — protein MKGTVGELGEFGLIRELTSRLTTTPAVRLGPGDDAAVVTAPDRRVVASTDILLEGRHFRRDWSTAYDVGRKAAAQNLADIAAMGAVPTALLLGLVVPAELPVTWAGELMDGIRDECQVAGAAVVGGDVVRGDTITVAITALGDLRNHEPVTRAGAQPGDVVAVTGWLGWSAAGYAVLSRGFRSPRAFVEAHRRPEPPYHAGPAAAGLGATAMTDVSDGLVADLGHIAEASKVRIDLRSGRIDIPSQMSDIGQAVGVDPLQWVLTGGEDHAIVATFPPDVKLPARWKVIGEVLNPSALPQVTVDGAPWTSKNGWDHFGDIEDAQ, from the coding sequence GTGAAGGGAACCGTGGGCGAGTTGGGGGAGTTCGGGCTCATCAGAGAGCTGACGTCCCGGCTCACCACCACTCCGGCGGTACGGCTGGGCCCCGGCGACGACGCCGCGGTCGTGACCGCTCCCGACCGCAGGGTCGTGGCCAGTACCGACATCCTGCTGGAGGGACGGCACTTCCGGCGCGACTGGTCGACGGCGTACGACGTCGGCCGCAAGGCCGCCGCACAGAACCTCGCCGACATCGCCGCCATGGGAGCCGTGCCCACCGCGCTGCTCCTCGGCCTCGTCGTCCCCGCCGAACTCCCGGTGACCTGGGCCGGGGAGCTCATGGACGGCATCCGCGACGAGTGCCAGGTCGCCGGGGCGGCCGTGGTCGGCGGTGATGTGGTGCGCGGCGACACCATCACCGTCGCGATCACCGCGCTCGGCGACCTGCGCAACCACGAACCCGTCACCAGGGCGGGCGCCCAGCCCGGTGACGTCGTCGCCGTCACCGGCTGGCTCGGCTGGTCCGCCGCCGGGTACGCCGTGCTCTCCCGCGGCTTCCGCTCGCCCCGCGCCTTCGTCGAGGCCCACCGGAGGCCCGAACCGCCGTACCACGCGGGCCCCGCGGCCGCCGGACTCGGCGCCACCGCGATGACCGACGTCAGCGACGGACTCGTCGCAGACCTCGGGCACATCGCGGAGGCGAGCAAGGTCCGCATCGACCTGCGCTCGGGCCGGATCGACATCCCGTCCCAGATGTCCGACATCGGGCAGGCCGTCGGCGTGGACCCCCTCCAGTGGGTGCTCACCGGGGGAGAGGACCACGCGATCGTCGCGACGTTCCCGCCCGACGTGAAGCTGCCGGCCCGCTGGAAGGTGATCGGCGAGGTCCTCAACCCCTCCGCGCTGCCCCAGGTGACCGTCGACGGGGCGCCCTGGACCAGCAAGAACGGCTGGGACCACTTCGGGGACATCGAGGACGCCCAGTAG